A genomic segment from Spongiibacter sp. IMCC21906 encodes:
- the rimK gene encoding 30S ribosomal protein S6--L-glutamate ligase: MKIAILSRNSRLYSTRRLVEACKERGHEVRVLDTLKCYMELSSHEPAIWYKGERLEDFDAVIPRIGASITTYGLAVIRQFEMMGTYSLTESVALGRSRDKLRALQLLSRKKIGMPVTSFAHEVHNTKELIKLVGGAPVVVKLLAGTQGRGVVLAETAKAAESVIDAFRELKADFLVQEFIKEAGGSDVRCLVIGKKVVAAMQRTAASGEFRSNLHRGGSAELTRLTPSERATAVKAAQIMGLNVAGVDILRSSRGPLVMEVNSSPGLEGIENASRKNVGAEIVKFIEENAAPYRNKTRGKG; the protein is encoded by the coding sequence ATGAAAATCGCCATTCTGTCGCGTAACAGTCGCTTGTACTCCACTCGTCGCCTTGTGGAAGCCTGCAAAGAGCGAGGCCATGAAGTACGGGTGCTAGACACCTTAAAATGCTATATGGAACTCAGTTCCCATGAACCCGCCATTTGGTACAAAGGTGAGCGACTGGAAGATTTTGACGCGGTCATCCCCCGTATCGGCGCCTCTATTACCACCTATGGTCTCGCCGTTATCCGCCAGTTCGAAATGATGGGCACTTACAGCCTTACAGAATCGGTTGCCCTTGGTCGCTCCCGTGACAAACTGCGCGCCCTGCAGTTACTGTCCCGGAAAAAAATCGGTATGCCGGTAACCAGTTTTGCCCACGAAGTTCACAACACGAAAGAGCTAATCAAGCTGGTCGGCGGTGCACCTGTAGTCGTTAAATTATTGGCCGGCACGCAGGGTCGGGGGGTGGTCTTGGCAGAAACAGCCAAAGCTGCCGAATCGGTTATCGATGCCTTTAGAGAACTAAAAGCCGACTTTTTGGTGCAGGAATTTATCAAAGAGGCGGGCGGCTCAGATGTACGTTGTCTCGTCATTGGCAAAAAAGTGGTGGCCGCCATGCAACGCACTGCAGCCAGCGGTGAGTTCCGCTCCAACCTTCACCGGGGCGGCTCCGCGGAGCTAACCCGTCTCACCCCCAGTGAGCGAGCAACCGCCGTCAAGGCCGCCCAAATAATGGGCTTAAACGTCGCCGGGGTGGATATTTTGCGCTCGTCCCGGGGCCCACTGGTAATGGAAGTGAACTCGTCACCGGGGCTGGAAGGAATAGAAAATGCCAGCCGCAAAAATGTCGGGGCCGAGATCGTTAAATTTATCGAAGAAAATGCCGCGCCCTACCGCAATAAAACCCGCGGCAAGGGGTAA
- a CDS encoding succinylglutamate desuccinylase/aspartoacylase family protein, with product MSEKKSPRQSRKEITIAGTEILPGSRSHIELPVAKLYTHTELSITVKALRGKREGPTLFVSAAIHGDEINGVEIVRRLLEHKALRSLRGTLLAIPIVNVHGFLNNERYLPDGRDLNRSFPGSPKSSLAGRMAYTFFNEVVAKCSHGIDLHTGARHRSNLPQIRADLQDTETRAMAESFGAPVILHSRTRDGSLREVASDENIPILLYEAGEALRFDEVAIRAGVSGIISVMRNIGMLPASRSKRTRRKPMVTDQSYWVRAGVSGVLRALVPLGAFVPKGAVIGIISDPIGDSSGDVEVFANDEGIVIGRTFLPLVYEGDALFHIAKYKGDTDDAFDHISEFREAFEPEAYPYPNESDQDPPIIAS from the coding sequence ATGAGCGAGAAGAAAAGCCCACGCCAAAGCCGCAAAGAAATAACCATTGCTGGCACCGAAATACTGCCCGGCAGCCGCAGTCATATAGAACTCCCGGTCGCCAAACTGTATACCCACACCGAACTGTCCATCACCGTCAAAGCCCTGCGAGGCAAACGGGAAGGACCGACCCTGTTTGTCAGTGCTGCCATTCACGGTGATGAAATTAATGGGGTAGAAATTGTTCGGCGACTGCTTGAACACAAGGCCCTTCGTTCTCTTAGAGGAACGCTGCTGGCCATTCCGATAGTCAATGTCCATGGTTTTTTAAACAACGAACGTTATCTACCAGACGGCCGCGACCTCAACCGCTCCTTTCCGGGCTCTCCCAAAAGCTCCTTGGCCGGGCGTATGGCGTATACTTTTTTCAATGAAGTCGTCGCAAAATGCAGCCACGGCATCGACCTGCATACCGGTGCCAGACACCGTAGTAATCTCCCGCAAATTCGCGCCGACCTTCAAGATACCGAAACCCGCGCCATGGCAGAAAGCTTTGGCGCGCCGGTTATTCTCCACTCCCGCACCAGAGACGGTTCTCTACGAGAAGTCGCCAGCGACGAGAACATCCCTATTCTGCTCTATGAAGCGGGTGAAGCCCTGCGCTTTGACGAGGTAGCCATTCGCGCCGGGGTATCAGGCATTATCAGCGTCATGCGCAACATTGGTATGCTGCCTGCCTCCCGCAGTAAACGCACCCGCCGCAAACCGATGGTCACCGACCAATCTTATTGGGTGAGAGCTGGCGTCAGCGGGGTATTAAGAGCACTGGTGCCGCTGGGGGCATTTGTTCCCAAAGGCGCCGTCATTGGCATCATCTCAGACCCCATTGGCGACAGCAGTGGCGATGTGGAAGTTTTTGCCAACGACGAAGGCATCGTCATCGGCAGAACCTTTTTACCCTTGGTGTACGAAGGCGACGCGCTGTTCCATATTGCAAAATACAAAGGCGATACCGACGATGCCTTTGATCATATCAGCGAGTTCAGGGAAGCCTTTGAACCAGAGGCCTACCCTTACCCCAACGAAAGCGACCAGGATCCACCGATCATCGCCAGCTAA
- a CDS encoding OmpA family protein, protein MTKPLPIVFALAMTLASASSQAGVLVSLLKLTGLDVLIAPLANTTGLALDNDIQSLDTLLATLLNSPATLPLEMSSAEQSKLAAMDLSEADFAALQLFADEAPVAVVVARQANDQPAVAVRPELNPRYQGGQVQIAKLSCSDKDQDGVCDQEDQCLNTPDGVATMDNGCHLDGPVSLRLDGVVFLPASATLTSAAEFELQRAVALLKQNRGYRVLVAGHTDDQGSADSNRRLSQARAAAVVQFLQSQGINKDRLKAKGFGEEQPIADNSGEVGRAKNRRVELQLIKMGAAG, encoded by the coding sequence ATGACAAAACCTCTCCCGATTGTCTTCGCCCTTGCGATGACGCTTGCTTCTGCCAGCAGTCAGGCCGGGGTTCTTGTCTCCTTATTAAAATTAACGGGGCTGGACGTATTGATTGCGCCCCTTGCCAATACCACTGGTTTGGCTCTGGACAATGACATCCAGTCTTTAGATACCCTGCTCGCGACTTTGTTAAATAGTCCTGCCACATTGCCCCTGGAGATGAGTAGCGCCGAGCAGAGTAAGCTTGCCGCCATGGATTTATCAGAGGCAGACTTTGCCGCGCTGCAACTGTTTGCCGATGAGGCACCGGTGGCCGTTGTGGTTGCCCGGCAGGCTAATGATCAGCCTGCGGTGGCGGTTAGGCCCGAATTAAACCCCCGGTATCAAGGCGGACAAGTACAAATTGCCAAGCTTTCCTGTTCGGATAAAGATCAGGACGGTGTCTGTGATCAAGAGGATCAGTGCCTGAATACCCCAGATGGGGTTGCCACTATGGATAATGGCTGCCATTTGGACGGCCCGGTATCACTGCGGTTGGATGGGGTGGTGTTTTTGCCGGCTAGTGCGACACTCACCAGTGCCGCAGAGTTTGAGTTGCAGCGAGCCGTTGCCCTGTTGAAGCAGAATCGAGGCTACCGGGTGTTGGTGGCTGGGCATACGGATGACCAGGGCAGTGCTGACAGTAATCGTCGCTTATCCCAAGCCCGGGCGGCCGCAGTGGTTCAATTCTTACAATCCCAAGGGATTAATAAGGATCGGCTTAAGGCCAAAGGTTTTGGTGAAGAGCAGCCGATTGCGGATAACAGTGGCGAAGTGGGGCGTGCTAAAAATCGCCGTGTTGAGCTTCAGCTGATTAAAATGGGCGCTGCGGGTTAG
- a CDS encoding multidrug effflux MFS transporter, which translates to MSSTRLAATLALVFALSPLAIDLYLPTFTAIADTLSVPTQDIALTISIYILGLSLGQFIGGPLSDYRGRRPVLFWGLGVFCVASIVLATTQSIAVFWGARFIQAVGGGFASVVVPAMIRDRTEGQETAKLFALIALITIIAPGIAPAVGTLIYALSGWRAVFFALASYAAVVGLITWRFLHVQPRAQSPAVGSLLTRYRYVLGNPIAMRYLLAQGLGFGVMMTFLANASLVYIESYGVSESTFSILFACNVATLAVLNRVNRVLLNRMASARILTASVALQFLACLALFAMTAFNPPLWLVVPMVMLAVGALGGVMGNSQACMLQFFPHHSGIASALLGSGQYLIAAVVSAISTQFHSQQMWPMTTTMLVSALLALLIVPSYGALLRYQQRMGITD; encoded by the coding sequence ATGTCCTCTACCCGATTGGCCGCTACTTTAGCGCTGGTATTTGCGCTTTCGCCACTGGCCATTGATCTTTATTTGCCTACCTTTACCGCCATTGCGGACACCTTGAGTGTGCCCACGCAAGATATTGCCCTGACGATTAGCATTTATATTTTGGGCTTGAGTTTAGGCCAGTTTATCGGCGGACCATTGAGTGATTATCGTGGCCGTCGGCCGGTCTTGTTTTGGGGGCTTGGGGTGTTTTGCGTTGCCAGTATTGTCTTGGCTACGACCCAATCCATTGCCGTATTTTGGGGGGCGCGGTTTATTCAGGCGGTGGGCGGTGGCTTTGCCTCAGTAGTGGTGCCCGCGATGATTCGTGATCGCACCGAAGGTCAGGAGACCGCCAAGTTATTTGCGTTGATTGCACTGATTACCATTATTGCGCCGGGAATCGCGCCGGCGGTGGGCACGCTGATTTATGCCTTAAGTGGCTGGCGGGCCGTGTTTTTTGCGTTGGCAAGCTATGCCGCGGTGGTGGGACTTATTACGTGGCGTTTCTTGCATGTGCAGCCTCGGGCACAGTCGCCCGCGGTGGGCAGTTTATTAACCCGTTATCGATATGTATTGGGTAATCCCATTGCCATGCGCTACTTGTTGGCCCAGGGCTTGGGCTTTGGTGTGATGATGACGTTTTTGGCGAACGCCTCCTTGGTGTATATCGAAAGCTACGGGGTGAGCGAGAGTACGTTTTCTATCTTGTTTGCCTGTAATGTCGCCACGCTGGCGGTGCTGAACCGGGTTAATCGCGTACTGTTAAACCGGATGGCGTCGGCGCGCATTTTAACGGCGTCGGTGGCTCTGCAGTTTCTGGCTTGTTTGGCGCTGTTTGCGATGACGGCATTTAATCCGCCGTTGTGGCTGGTGGTGCCAATGGTGATGCTGGCGGTGGGGGCGCTGGGTGGGGTCATGGGTAACTCTCAGGCCTGTATGCTGCAGTTTTTCCCCCATCACAGCGGCATTGCATCGGCGTTGTTGGGCAGTGGCCAATACCTTATTGCCGCAGTGGTGAGTGCGATCTCTACCCAGTTTCATAGCCAGCAAATGTGGCCGATGACGACGACCATGCTGGTGTCAGCATTACTGGCGTTGTTGATTGTGCCTTCTTACGGGGCCTTGCTCCGTTATCAGCAGCGAATGGGTATCACGGATTGA
- the ahpF gene encoding alkyl hydroperoxide reductase subunit F gives MLDTNMKEQLQGYLQNLKTPVELLAYLGDDDKSRELGELIDELTSLSPLVTAARGDDSEARVPSMTVRSVAKNTELRFAGIPLGHEFTSLVLALLHSGGHPIKLDEEVIRQVAELEGEYSFETFISLSCQNCPDVVQALNMMAAINPNIHHEMIDGALFQDEVDSRKVMAVPSVFLNGESFSQGRVSIGDILKKVDKNAAARSVKKLAEKDRFDMLVVGGGPAGAAASIYSARKGIRTGIVADRFGGQVLDTVGIENFISVSATEGPKLVANLEEHVKDYDVDIMAGHSAEGLSVQQDGSLEVAVEGGVSLRSRSVLLATGARWREMNVPGEQEYRGKGVAYCPHCDGPLFKGKSVAVIGGGNSGIEAAIDLAGITEHVTVLEFDRQLRADEVLQRKAKSMANIEIILNAQTTEVVGNGEKVTGLNYIDRVSGDARSVKLAGIFVQIGLIPNTEFLKDSGIALSPRGEIIINEKGETSIPGVFAAGDATTVHYKQIIIAMGAGAAGALSAFDYLIRSSVAGEEEQAA, from the coding sequence ATGTTAGACACAAATATGAAGGAACAGCTGCAAGGCTACTTACAGAACCTGAAGACCCCGGTCGAGCTGCTGGCGTATTTGGGTGATGATGATAAGTCCCGTGAGCTTGGCGAACTGATCGATGAACTTACATCGTTGTCGCCGCTGGTGACTGCGGCCAGAGGTGATGACAGCGAAGCTAGAGTGCCGTCGATGACTGTGCGTTCGGTGGCTAAAAATACCGAGCTGCGATTTGCTGGTATTCCGCTGGGGCATGAATTTACGTCACTGGTATTGGCGTTGCTACACAGCGGTGGCCACCCTATTAAGCTGGACGAAGAGGTGATTAGACAGGTTGCAGAACTCGAAGGTGAGTACAGCTTCGAGACGTTTATTTCTTTAAGCTGCCAGAATTGCCCCGACGTCGTTCAGGCACTGAATATGATGGCGGCCATCAACCCCAATATTCACCATGAAATGATCGATGGCGCCTTGTTTCAAGACGAGGTTGATAGCCGCAAAGTGATGGCGGTGCCATCGGTCTTTTTGAATGGCGAAAGTTTTTCTCAAGGTCGGGTGAGCATTGGCGATATCCTTAAAAAAGTGGATAAAAATGCTGCTGCCCGCAGCGTTAAAAAGCTGGCTGAAAAAGACCGTTTTGATATGTTGGTGGTTGGTGGTGGTCCCGCTGGTGCAGCGGCGTCGATTTACTCGGCGCGCAAAGGGATTCGCACTGGGATTGTAGCCGATCGCTTTGGTGGTCAGGTGCTGGACACGGTCGGCATTGAGAATTTTATCTCGGTGAGCGCCACCGAGGGTCCGAAGCTGGTGGCCAATCTGGAAGAGCACGTCAAAGATTATGACGTCGATATTATGGCGGGCCACAGCGCGGAAGGGTTAAGCGTTCAGCAAGATGGCAGCCTTGAAGTGGCAGTTGAAGGGGGTGTGAGTTTGCGCAGCCGTTCGGTGCTGCTGGCAACGGGTGCCCGCTGGAGAGAAATGAATGTACCCGGTGAACAAGAATACCGCGGTAAGGGTGTTGCCTACTGCCCGCATTGCGATGGGCCACTGTTTAAAGGTAAATCTGTTGCGGTGATTGGCGGTGGTAATTCTGGCATTGAGGCAGCGATTGATTTGGCAGGCATTACCGAGCACGTCACGGTGCTGGAGTTTGATCGTCAGCTCCGGGCCGATGAGGTTCTGCAGCGCAAGGCGAAGTCCATGGCCAATATCGAGATTATTCTCAACGCCCAAACAACGGAAGTTGTCGGCAATGGCGAGAAAGTCACCGGTTTGAACTACATTGACCGCGTGAGCGGTGATGCCCGCAGCGTCAAATTGGCGGGGATATTTGTGCAAATTGGCTTGATACCTAATACCGAGTTTCTTAAAGACAGCGGTATAGCCTTGAGTCCTCGGGGTGAAATTATTATCAATGAAAAAGGCGAGACCTCTATTCCCGGCGTGTTTGCTGCAGGCGATGCCACCACTGTGCATTATAAGCAAATCATTATCGCGATGGGTGCGGGGGCCGCTGGAGCTTTAAGCGCCTTTGATTACTTGATTCGCAGCTCTGTCGCTGGCGAAGAGGAGCAGGCAGCTTGA
- a CDS encoding DUF4126 family protein: MDEYQQLISVISLTMGVAWASGLNLYAAILVLGLGGSSGGIDLPENLQIVQDPAVMLAAGLMFSVEFFADKVPGLDTGWDALHTFIRIPAGALLAANTVGDVSPALQLAAGIAGGSVTSVTHAAKASTRVLINTSPEPVTNWAASISEDLAVFGGLWLALNHPLLFLVLFVVFLLLLIWLLPKLWRGIARIFRKIGQWLGLSKEMEEEIADAEPADGEEMVGALQKLDAMRRAGSLTDDEFEKAKATVINQESR, from the coding sequence TTGGACGAATATCAACAGTTAATTAGCGTGATCTCCCTCACTATGGGGGTGGCTTGGGCCAGTGGTCTCAATTTGTACGCCGCTATTCTGGTGCTGGGTTTGGGCGGTTCTAGCGGTGGCATTGATCTCCCCGAAAATTTACAAATAGTGCAAGACCCTGCGGTCATGTTGGCTGCGGGGCTGATGTTTTCGGTGGAGTTTTTTGCCGATAAAGTGCCGGGCTTAGATACGGGTTGGGATGCCTTGCATACCTTTATCCGGATTCCTGCTGGCGCCCTGTTGGCGGCCAATACAGTGGGGGATGTCAGTCCCGCGTTACAGCTGGCGGCGGGGATTGCCGGGGGTTCGGTGACCTCGGTCACTCATGCGGCAAAGGCCAGTACCCGGGTCTTGATCAATACGTCGCCGGAGCCGGTGACAAACTGGGCGGCCTCTATAAGTGAGGATTTGGCGGTGTTTGGCGGGCTTTGGTTGGCCTTGAACCATCCGCTACTATTTTTAGTGCTGTTTGTCGTGTTTCTGCTGCTGCTTATTTGGTTGCTGCCCAAGCTCTGGCGGGGCATTGCCCGTATTTTTCGTAAGATTGGGCAATGGCTGGGGCTGAGTAAGGAAATGGAAGAAGAAATTGCAGATGCTGAACCCGCCGATGGCGAAGAAATGGTGGGGGCGCTGCAGAAACTAGACGCAATGCGGCGGGCGGGTAGCCTGACAGACGATGAGTTTGAAAAGGCGAAAGCGACCGTGATCAACCAAGAAAGCCGTTGA
- a CDS encoding SIMPL domain-containing protein: protein MPSVIKRFSIFLLAFAPMVALAASLPDQPHIVVAAEGEVEAVPDIAHLHLQISETRDTASAAKAEVDKRTKMALNAAREQGVSEENIRASQIRVYPDYEWNEGKRLLRGQRVERTVELKLTDLSRYGSLLDGLVLAGITELGSVSFDLSNLDELVGQALEAAVANAKAKAEVLAKGFGRKLDGVFHVDESGAAPVMPERARLMMDAKGSSESSMLFGKQAVTAKLQVVFLLK from the coding sequence ATGCCTAGTGTCATAAAACGATTTTCAATTTTTTTACTGGCGTTTGCGCCAATGGTGGCCTTGGCCGCAAGCCTGCCAGATCAGCCTCATATTGTTGTTGCGGCAGAGGGGGAAGTAGAGGCTGTGCCGGATATTGCCCATTTGCATCTGCAAATCTCTGAAACTCGGGATACCGCCAGTGCGGCTAAGGCTGAGGTCGATAAACGTACCAAGATGGCGCTTAATGCTGCTCGAGAGCAGGGTGTGAGCGAAGAAAATATCCGCGCCTCACAGATTCGTGTGTACCCTGATTATGAGTGGAACGAGGGCAAGCGCTTGCTGCGTGGTCAGCGGGTTGAGCGCACTGTTGAGCTGAAATTAACAGACCTCAGCCGCTACGGCAGCCTCTTAGATGGCTTGGTGCTGGCAGGCATTACCGAGTTGGGGAGCGTCAGCTTTGATCTTTCTAATCTTGATGAGCTGGTCGGACAAGCATTGGAGGCGGCAGTGGCAAACGCCAAGGCCAAGGCCGAGGTGTTGGCAAAGGGCTTTGGGCGTAAGTTGGATGGTGTTTTCCATGTCGACGAATCTGGCGCAGCGCCGGTTATGCCAGAGCGGGCGCGATTGATGATGGATGCAAAAGGGAGCAGTGAATCGTCTATGCTCTTTGGTAAGCAAGCTGTCACGGCTAAGCTTCAGGTGGTGTTTCTGCTGAAATAA
- a CDS encoding LysR family transcriptional regulator codes for MRYTLRQLEVFLAAAHTENITRAAELLAMSQSAASSALKDMEQQFSIQLFDRIGKRLQLNELGRALRPQAEALLEQAKALEQGFRQHNQIGELKVGATLTIGNYIAVDITARFINQYPSARIHLNVANTATITQQVLNFDLDLGLIEGELQHPDLKVSRWREDELQIFCSPEHPLANKSKLNAKDLLAAEWILRESGSGTRQAFDRAMYDLLPDLDIRLELQHTEAIKRAVETGLGIGCLSRVSLQTAFDSGRLIPLNAPDRDFRRSFYFILHRQKYLSEGILRWLDMCKES; via the coding sequence ATGCGATATACATTAAGACAGCTCGAAGTCTTTCTCGCCGCCGCCCACACAGAAAATATCACCCGGGCCGCCGAGCTTTTAGCCATGTCCCAGTCAGCCGCTTCCAGCGCCCTCAAGGACATGGAGCAGCAATTTTCCATTCAGCTCTTTGACCGCATAGGCAAGCGTTTACAGCTCAACGAGCTAGGCCGGGCGCTACGCCCACAAGCCGAGGCACTGCTGGAACAAGCCAAGGCGCTGGAACAGGGGTTTCGTCAGCACAACCAAATTGGCGAATTGAAAGTCGGCGCCACCCTGACAATTGGCAATTACATTGCCGTGGATATTACTGCCCGCTTTATCAATCAATACCCGTCTGCGCGCATTCATCTCAATGTTGCCAACACCGCCACCATCACCCAACAAGTGTTAAATTTTGATTTAGACCTCGGTCTTATTGAGGGTGAACTCCAGCACCCCGACCTCAAGGTCAGTCGCTGGCGAGAAGACGAACTGCAAATTTTCTGCAGTCCCGAGCACCCGCTAGCAAACAAAAGCAAGCTCAACGCCAAGGACTTATTAGCTGCAGAGTGGATATTGCGCGAAAGCGGTTCAGGGACCCGACAAGCTTTTGACCGCGCCATGTACGACCTGCTGCCAGATTTGGATATTCGCCTGGAACTACAACACACCGAAGCGATAAAGCGCGCCGTAGAAACCGGCCTGGGAATTGGCTGCCTGTCCAGAGTCTCGCTGCAAACCGCCTTCGACAGCGGCCGCCTGATACCACTCAATGCCCCAGACCGGGACTTTCGCCGCAGCTTTTACTTTATTTTGCATCGCCAGAAATACCTCAGCGAAGGCATTCTACGCTGGCTGGATATGTGCAAAGAAAGCTAA
- a CDS encoding ATP-dependent zinc protease, with amino-acid sequence MALKTLGWREWLSLPDLGIDTIKAKVDTGARSSSLHAFDIQTFDRNGQDWVEFKIHPAQHNQETILQCQAPVKDFRQVTDSGGHKSMRYVIETTIQLGQDSFPIEVTLADRSNMLFRMLVGRTAMKGRYLVDSSRSYCTSQISE; translated from the coding sequence TTGGCACTAAAGACATTGGGTTGGCGAGAGTGGCTATCACTCCCTGATTTGGGCATCGACACCATAAAAGCGAAGGTAGATACTGGCGCCCGCAGCTCTAGCTTGCACGCCTTTGATATTCAAACCTTTGATCGCAATGGCCAAGACTGGGTTGAATTTAAAATTCATCCCGCCCAGCACAATCAAGAAACCATTTTGCAGTGCCAGGCCCCAGTAAAAGATTTTCGGCAAGTCACCGATTCAGGTGGCCACAAAAGCATGCGTTATGTAATTGAAACCACTATCCAACTGGGTCAGGATAGCTTCCCAATAGAAGTCACCTTGGCCGACCGAAGCAACATGCTGTTCCGAATGCTGGTAGGCCGCACGGCCATGAAAGGTCGCTATTTAGTCGACTCCAGCCGCTCGTACTGCACTAGCCAAATTTCTGAATAA
- a CDS encoding MarR family winged helix-turn-helix transcriptional regulator — MDDRRISIDELRQQQQDNWPEMHAASKPALLRFLRLSDYVLREGARTLQQVNLLSAEFDVLAALRRQPPPHTISPTELCRALLISSGGLTKVLYRLQDQQLISRPNNPSDGRSLLVALTETGKQRVEAATVELMGLHHRQINMLDDAEQDTLNTLLEKMLQKAAERAAAN; from the coding sequence GTGGACGACAGACGAATTAGCATTGACGAATTAAGACAGCAGCAACAGGACAACTGGCCTGAAATGCACGCTGCCAGCAAGCCTGCACTGCTGCGTTTTCTTCGTTTGAGTGATTATGTGCTCCGGGAAGGCGCGAGAACGCTGCAACAAGTCAATCTTCTCTCCGCCGAGTTTGATGTACTGGCCGCATTGCGCCGCCAGCCCCCACCCCACACCATCAGCCCAACCGAATTGTGCCGAGCCTTGTTGATCAGCTCAGGAGGGCTGACCAAGGTGTTGTACCGGCTGCAAGACCAACAACTCATCAGTCGTCCAAACAATCCCAGTGATGGCCGCAGTTTATTGGTGGCACTGACAGAAACAGGAAAGCAACGCGTCGAAGCAGCGACCGTAGAATTAATGGGCCTGCATCACCGCCAAATCAATATGCTGGACGACGCCGAGCAAGACACTTTAAACACGCTGCTTGAAAAAATGTTGCAGAAAGCCGCCGAGCGAGCCGCGGCTAACTGA
- a CDS encoding ShlB/FhaC/HecB family hemolysin secretion/activation protein: MAIDLPPVMPPQLASQQEINAVADSSASVVSATIAGVQLKVLGNTLLSADQVQSVLDRAKAPSEAITALTRRYYSAGHLLVSLRYFRSGNTVTVLVSQSAVKGLRGDPQVTRHFQSLIGDTDLSLAEFDRARVLADLQAKRRGLSYNISYEQHFDDQVILNFQTQDAPAYQPREFTLDASNRGSRFLGRYFGAAGLRQQFSSGTEAALVYQTAFPDLGEAGDGDQYHQLELRLDHPFTFGLYGIDVSHIRYEREPEITMAEGGILGGICLPPLISCEPDTASVQLDAEITELALTGEQVLYSNPVRRLNLFQRLEHTDSSIELAGSSAELLDESYETATVGLRYSSRANQLNVTQFLKAELELSVGLGDDDGSFGTNSDAGSGNDVSIGKRSAEFVILRPQVAYQRDLTAGLQLDASFQAQLTDDKQLPQQQQFVLGGMESLSAYLPGVLIGDAGYYLKLELSSKQQWWGLDWEPGVFFEYGASQFVDASSTLGETQSLSDAGVRLKLALPKGFETELLAAASLHEDVTDERRGGDMEADFFWRLRWRY; the protein is encoded by the coding sequence ATGGCAATTGATTTGCCGCCGGTGATGCCCCCCCAGTTGGCGAGCCAGCAAGAAATAAATGCCGTGGCTGACAGTTCGGCGTCCGTGGTGAGCGCCACCATCGCGGGGGTTCAGCTTAAGGTCTTGGGTAATACCTTGCTTTCTGCTGATCAAGTGCAGTCAGTGCTGGACCGGGCAAAGGCGCCTTCTGAGGCCATTACCGCGTTAACGCGCCGCTATTACAGTGCGGGTCATTTGCTGGTGAGTCTGCGGTATTTTCGCAGCGGCAATACGGTGACGGTATTGGTGAGCCAAAGTGCTGTGAAAGGCCTGCGGGGCGATCCTCAGGTGACTCGTCATTTTCAATCTTTAATTGGCGATACGGATTTGAGCCTGGCGGAGTTTGATCGGGCCCGGGTGCTGGCAGATCTGCAGGCCAAGCGTCGGGGCCTTAGCTACAATATTAGCTATGAACAGCATTTTGATGACCAGGTCATTCTTAACTTCCAAACCCAAGACGCGCCAGCCTATCAGCCCCGTGAGTTCACACTGGATGCCAGCAATCGCGGCAGCCGGTTTTTAGGGCGTTATTTTGGGGCTGCAGGCCTCCGGCAGCAATTTTCTAGCGGCACCGAGGCGGCGCTGGTGTATCAAACGGCCTTTCCAGATTTGGGTGAGGCCGGGGATGGCGATCAGTACCACCAGCTGGAGCTTCGTTTAGATCACCCCTTTACTTTTGGCTTGTACGGCATTGATGTCAGTCATATCCGCTATGAGCGTGAGCCTGAAATAACCATGGCTGAGGGCGGCATTTTAGGGGGCATCTGTCTGCCGCCGTTAATCAGCTGCGAGCCGGATACGGCGTCAGTCCAGCTGGATGCCGAAATCACCGAGTTGGCGTTGACCGGCGAGCAGGTGCTGTACAGCAATCCGGTGCGCCGCTTGAATTTATTTCAGCGTCTTGAGCATACTGACTCGTCGATTGAGTTGGCGGGAAGCAGTGCTGAGCTGTTGGATGAGTCCTACGAAACGGCCACTGTGGGGCTGCGGTATTCATCTCGGGCAAATCAGCTGAATGTTACGCAGTTTTTGAAAGCGGAGCTGGAGCTGAGTGTGGGCTTGGGCGACGATGATGGTAGCTTTGGTACGAACTCTGATGCGGGGTCTGGCAATGACGTTAGTATCGGTAAACGTTCTGCCGAATTTGTGATTCTTCGGCCCCAAGTTGCGTATCAACGAGATCTGACTGCGGGCTTGCAGTTGGATGCGAGCTTTCAGGCTCAGTTGACGGACGATAAGCAGTTGCCCCAGCAGCAGCAGTTTGTGCTTGGCGGCATGGAAAGTTTGTCGGCATATTTACCGGGGGTGTTGATTGGCGATGCAGGTTACTACCTCAAGCTGGAGCTAAGCAGTAAGCAGCAGTGGTGGGGCCTGGATTGGGAGCCGGGGGTATTTTTTGAGTACGGCGCCAGTCAGTTTGTCGATGCCAGCTCTACACTTGGCGAGACGCAAAGTCTCAGCGATGCGGGGGTGCGCTTGAAGCTCGCGCTCCCCAAAGGCTTTGAAACCGAGCTGTTGGCAGCGGCGTCTCTGCATGAAGACGTAACTGATGAGCGCCGCGGTGGCGATATGGAGGCGGACTTCTTTTGGCGGTTGCGCTGGCGCTACTAG